From Lutra lutra chromosome 14, mLutLut1.2, whole genome shotgun sequence, a single genomic window includes:
- the ADD3 gene encoding gamma-adducin isoform X1, with protein MSSDASQGVVTTPPPPSMPHKERYFDRINENDPEYIRERNMSPDLRQDFNMMEQRKRVTQILQSPAFREDLECLIQEQMKKGHNPTGLLALQQIADYIMASSFSGFTSPPLSLGMVTPINDLPGADTSSYVKGEKLTRCKLASLYRLVDLFGWAQLANTYISVRISKEQDHIIIIPRGLSFSEATASNLVKVNIIGEVVDQGSTNLKIDHTGFSPHAAIYSTRPDVKCVIHIHTLATAAVSSMKCGILPISQESLILGDIAYYDYQGSLDEQEERIQLQKVLGPSCKVLVLRNHGVVALGETVEEAFHYIFSAQIACEIQVRALAGAGGVDNLLVLDPQKYKAFTYTVAASGGGGVNMGSHQKWKVGEIEFEGLMRTLDNLGYRTGYAYRHPLIREKPRHKSDVEIPATVTAFSFEDDTVPLSPLKYMAQRQQREKTRWLNSPNTYMKVNVPEESRNGETSPRTKITWMRAEDSSKVSSGTPIKIEDPNQFVPLNTNPNEVLEKRNKIREQNRYDLKTAGPQSQLLAGIVVDKPPSTMQFEDDDQAPPAPPNPFSHLTEGELEEYKKTIERKQQGLEDAEQELLSDDASSVSQIQSQTQSPQNIPEKLEENHELFSKSFISMEVPVMVVNGKDDMHDVEDELAKQVSRLTTSTTIENIEITIKSPEKIEEVLSPEGSPSKSPSKKKKKFRTPSFLKKNKKKEKVEA; from the exons GCCTTTCGGGAAGACCTGGAATGCCTTATTCAAGAACAGATGAAGAAAGGCCACAACCCAACTGGATTGCTGGCATTACAGCAGATTGCAGATTACATCATGGCCAGTTCTTTCTCGGGCTTTACTTCACCTCCCCTTA GTCTCGGCATGGTCACACCTATCAATGACCTTCCTGGGGCAGATACGTCCTCATACGTGAAGGGAGAAAAACTTACTCGCTGTAAGCTTGCCAGCCTGTACAGACTCGTGGACTTGTTTGGATGGGCGCAGCTGGCAAATACATATATTTCC GTGAGAATAAGTAAGGAGCAAGACCACATAATAATAATTCCTAGAGGCCTGTCTTTTTCTGAAGCTACAGCCTCCAATTTG GTGAAAGTCAATATAATAGGAGAAGTGGTTGATCAGGGAAGTACTAATCTGAAAATTGACCATACAGGCTTCAGTCCCCATGCTGCAATCTATTCCACACGTCCTGATGTTAAGTGTGTAATACACATCCATACCCTTGCAACAGCAGCT GTCTCCTCCATGAAGTGCGGGATCCTTCCAATTTCGCAAGAGTCCCTCATCCTGGGAGATATCGCCTATTATGACTACCAAGGGTCACTTGATGAACAAGAGGAGAGAATTCAACTGCAGAAAGTTCTGGGGCCAAGTTGTAAG GTGCTGGTACTCAGAAATCATGGTGTGGTCGCCCTTGGAGAAACAGTTGAGGAGGCCTTTCATTATATATTTAGTGCGCAGATAGCCTGTGAGATTCAG GTGCGGGCATTAGCAGGGGCAGGCGGAGTAGACAATCTGCTTGTGCTGGATCCGCAGAAGTATAAAGCTTTCACTTACACTGTAGCAGcatctggaggaggaggagtgaaTATGGGTTCCCATCAGAAATGGAAAGTTGGCGAGATTGAGTTTGAAGGGCTGATGAGGACTCTGGATAATTTG gGGTATAGAACAGGCTATGCTTACAGGCATCCCCTCATTCGAGAGAAGCCCAGGCACAAGAGTGATGTGGAAATCCCAGCAACTGTGACTGCTTTTTCCTTTGAGGATGACACAGTAccactctctcctctcaaatacaTGGCACAGAGACAGCAGCGTGAAAAAACAAGATGGCTGAACTCCCCAAATACTTACATGAAAGTGAATGTGCCCGAGGAGTCTCGGAATGGTGAAACCAGTCCCAGGACCAAAATCACA tggatGAGAGCAGAGGACTCTTCTAAAGTTAGTAGTGGAACACCTATCAAAATTGAAGATCCAAATCAGTTTGTTCCTTTAAACACAAACCCAAATGAGGtactagaaaagagaaataag ATTCGAGAACAAAACCGGTACGACTTGAAAACAGCAGGACCACAGTCTCAATTGCTTGCTGGAATTGTTGTGGATAAACCACCTTCT ACCATGCAATTTGAAGATGACGATCAGGCTCCACCCGCTCCTCCCAACCCCTTCAGTCATCTCACAGAAGGAGAGCTTGAAGAGTATAAGAAGACAATCGAACGTAAACAGCAAGGCTTGGAAG ATGCTGAGCAGGAATTACTCTCAGATGACGCTTCATCTGTTTCACAAATTCAGTCTCAAACTCAGTCACCGCAAAATATCCCTGAAAAATTAGAAG AAAACCATGAGCTATTTTCCAAGAGCTTCATCTCCATGGAAGTGCCTGTCATGGTAGTGAATGGCAAGGATGATATGCATGATGTTGAAGATGAGCTTGCAAAGCAAGTGAGTAGGTTAACTACAAGCACGACCATAGAGAACATCGAGATTACCATTAAGTCTCCAGAAAAAATTGAAGAAGTCCTGTCACCTGAAGGCTCACCTTCCAAATCACcatccaagaaaaagaagaaattccgtactccttcttttctgaaaaagaacaaaaaaaaggagaaagttgAAGCCTAA
- the ADD3 gene encoding gamma-adducin isoform X2, with protein MSSDASQGVVTTPPPPSMPHKERYFDRINENDPEYIRERNMSPDLRQDFNMMEQRKRVTQILQSPAFREDLECLIQEQMKKGHNPTGLLALQQIADYIMASSFSGFTSPPLSLGMVTPINDLPGADTSSYVKGEKLTRCKLASLYRLVDLFGWAQLANTYISVRISKEQDHIIIIPRGLSFSEATASNLVKVNIIGEVVDQGSTNLKIDHTGFSPHAAIYSTRPDVKCVIHIHTLATAAVSSMKCGILPISQESLILGDIAYYDYQGSLDEQEERIQLQKVLGPSCKVLVLRNHGVVALGETVEEAFHYIFSAQIACEIQVRALAGAGGVDNLLVLDPQKYKAFTYTVAASGGGGVNMGSHQKWKVGEIEFEGLMRTLDNLGYRTGYAYRHPLIREKPRHKSDVEIPATVTAFSFEDDTVPLSPLKYMAQRQQREKTRWLNSPNTYMKVNVPEESRNGETSPRTKITWMRAEDSSKVSSGTPIKIEDPNQFVPLNTNPNEVLEKRNKIREQNRYDLKTAGPQSQLLAGIVVDKPPSTMQFEDDDQAPPAPPNPFSHLTEGELEEYKKTIERKQQGLEENHELFSKSFISMEVPVMVVNGKDDMHDVEDELAKQVSRLTTSTTIENIEITIKSPEKIEEVLSPEGSPSKSPSKKKKKFRTPSFLKKNKKKEKVEA; from the exons GCCTTTCGGGAAGACCTGGAATGCCTTATTCAAGAACAGATGAAGAAAGGCCACAACCCAACTGGATTGCTGGCATTACAGCAGATTGCAGATTACATCATGGCCAGTTCTTTCTCGGGCTTTACTTCACCTCCCCTTA GTCTCGGCATGGTCACACCTATCAATGACCTTCCTGGGGCAGATACGTCCTCATACGTGAAGGGAGAAAAACTTACTCGCTGTAAGCTTGCCAGCCTGTACAGACTCGTGGACTTGTTTGGATGGGCGCAGCTGGCAAATACATATATTTCC GTGAGAATAAGTAAGGAGCAAGACCACATAATAATAATTCCTAGAGGCCTGTCTTTTTCTGAAGCTACAGCCTCCAATTTG GTGAAAGTCAATATAATAGGAGAAGTGGTTGATCAGGGAAGTACTAATCTGAAAATTGACCATACAGGCTTCAGTCCCCATGCTGCAATCTATTCCACACGTCCTGATGTTAAGTGTGTAATACACATCCATACCCTTGCAACAGCAGCT GTCTCCTCCATGAAGTGCGGGATCCTTCCAATTTCGCAAGAGTCCCTCATCCTGGGAGATATCGCCTATTATGACTACCAAGGGTCACTTGATGAACAAGAGGAGAGAATTCAACTGCAGAAAGTTCTGGGGCCAAGTTGTAAG GTGCTGGTACTCAGAAATCATGGTGTGGTCGCCCTTGGAGAAACAGTTGAGGAGGCCTTTCATTATATATTTAGTGCGCAGATAGCCTGTGAGATTCAG GTGCGGGCATTAGCAGGGGCAGGCGGAGTAGACAATCTGCTTGTGCTGGATCCGCAGAAGTATAAAGCTTTCACTTACACTGTAGCAGcatctggaggaggaggagtgaaTATGGGTTCCCATCAGAAATGGAAAGTTGGCGAGATTGAGTTTGAAGGGCTGATGAGGACTCTGGATAATTTG gGGTATAGAACAGGCTATGCTTACAGGCATCCCCTCATTCGAGAGAAGCCCAGGCACAAGAGTGATGTGGAAATCCCAGCAACTGTGACTGCTTTTTCCTTTGAGGATGACACAGTAccactctctcctctcaaatacaTGGCACAGAGACAGCAGCGTGAAAAAACAAGATGGCTGAACTCCCCAAATACTTACATGAAAGTGAATGTGCCCGAGGAGTCTCGGAATGGTGAAACCAGTCCCAGGACCAAAATCACA tggatGAGAGCAGAGGACTCTTCTAAAGTTAGTAGTGGAACACCTATCAAAATTGAAGATCCAAATCAGTTTGTTCCTTTAAACACAAACCCAAATGAGGtactagaaaagagaaataag ATTCGAGAACAAAACCGGTACGACTTGAAAACAGCAGGACCACAGTCTCAATTGCTTGCTGGAATTGTTGTGGATAAACCACCTTCT ACCATGCAATTTGAAGATGACGATCAGGCTCCACCCGCTCCTCCCAACCCCTTCAGTCATCTCACAGAAGGAGAGCTTGAAGAGTATAAGAAGACAATCGAACGTAAACAGCAAGGCTTGGAAG AAAACCATGAGCTATTTTCCAAGAGCTTCATCTCCATGGAAGTGCCTGTCATGGTAGTGAATGGCAAGGATGATATGCATGATGTTGAAGATGAGCTTGCAAAGCAAGTGAGTAGGTTAACTACAAGCACGACCATAGAGAACATCGAGATTACCATTAAGTCTCCAGAAAAAATTGAAGAAGTCCTGTCACCTGAAGGCTCACCTTCCAAATCACcatccaagaaaaagaagaaattccgtactccttcttttctgaaaaagaacaaaaaaaaggagaaagttgAAGCCTAA